From a region of the Phycisphaerae bacterium genome:
- a CDS encoding YceI family protein, with translation MRQSWQFGIVGMVTLAVVCAGGYAQQAGAPAAGKVETYQVDAVHSSIWFRVKHSNVSYFYGRFNEVAGKITLSDDLAACALDMQVKVASIDTNNADRDKHLKSADFFEAETYPLVTFKSRSFKQAGDDAYEVSGDLTLHGVTKPLTVKLEKTGAGPGMKGEYRLGLETTFEIKRTDFGMTKLVGPVSDEVRLIVAVAAVRD, from the coding sequence GTGAGACAATCGTGGCAGTTCGGCATCGTGGGCATGGTCACGCTGGCGGTGGTGTGCGCTGGTGGGTACGCCCAACAGGCAGGGGCACCGGCGGCCGGCAAGGTCGAGACCTACCAAGTGGACGCGGTGCACTCGAGCATCTGGTTCCGCGTCAAGCACTCGAACGTCAGCTACTTCTACGGGCGATTCAACGAGGTGGCAGGGAAGATCACGCTGAGCGACGACCTCGCAGCGTGCGCGCTTGACATGCAGGTGAAGGTCGCGAGCATCGACACGAACAACGCGGACCGCGACAAGCACCTGAAGTCGGCGGACTTCTTCGAGGCCGAGACATACCCACTGGTCACGTTCAAGAGCCGCAGCTTCAAGCAGGCCGGTGACGATGCGTACGAGGTGAGCGGCGATCTGACGCTGCACGGGGTGACGAAGCCCCTGACGGTCAAGCTGGAGAAGACGGGCGCCGGGCCGGGGATGAAGGGCGAGTATCGCCTGGGGCTCGAAACCACGTTTGAGATCAAGCGCACTGACTTCGGCATGACCAAGCTCGTGGGGCCGGTCAGCGACGAGGTGCGGCTGATCGTGGCTGTGGCGGCCGTCCGCGACTAG
- a CDS encoding ATP-binding cassette domain-containing protein, giving the protein MTACGPDIVLAVRDLVVRFDTGDAAEMTVLDGVTFDVRRGETLVIMGGSGCGKSTLLNCLIGEIDPDGGSICYHLPDLPEIDLATADENMRNALRKRFGILFQSGALFSSLTLAENVALPLKEHSHVQPDIIDIVVAMKLQQVRMLPHRDKYPAQLSGGQKKRAGLARATALDPQLLFYDEPSAGLDPVTSSAIDELMMDLAHKLHVTSVVVTHEMDSAFRIADRMIMLEKGRILKIGPRREFEALRDAEPQTLPTDTDRLLHQFLRGAATGPLTDAEGTSEYEKILVGTRTVTLR; this is encoded by the coding sequence ATGACCGCCTGCGGCCCCGACATCGTCCTTGCGGTGCGCGACCTTGTGGTCCGGTTCGACACCGGCGACGCCGCCGAGATGACCGTCCTCGACGGCGTCACGTTCGACGTGCGCCGCGGCGAAACGCTCGTGATCATGGGCGGGTCCGGGTGCGGCAAGAGCACCCTGCTGAATTGCCTGATCGGGGAAATCGATCCGGACGGCGGATCGATCTGCTATCACCTGCCGGACCTGCCGGAAATCGACCTGGCGACGGCGGATGAGAACATGCGCAACGCGCTGCGCAAGCGGTTTGGCATTCTGTTTCAATCCGGCGCGCTGTTCAGCTCGCTGACACTGGCCGAGAACGTGGCGTTGCCGCTGAAGGAGCATTCGCACGTTCAGCCGGACATCATCGACATCGTCGTGGCGATGAAGCTGCAACAGGTGCGCATGCTGCCGCACCGGGACAAGTACCCGGCGCAGCTTTCGGGCGGCCAGAAGAAGCGGGCGGGGCTGGCGCGGGCGACGGCGCTGGACCCGCAACTGCTGTTCTATGACGAGCCGAGCGCGGGACTTGACCCGGTCACGTCATCGGCAATCGACGAGCTGATGATGGACCTGGCTCACAAGCTGCACGTGACGAGCGTGGTGGTGACGCACGAGATGGACTCGGCGTTCCGGATCGCCGACCGGATGATCATGCTGGAGAAGGGGCGGATTCTGAAGATCGGCCCGCGGCGGGAGTTCGAGGCGCTTCGCGACGCCGAGCCGCAGACGCTGCCGACGGACACCGACAGGCTGCTGCACCAGTTCCTGCGTGGCGCGGCCACCGGTCCCCTGACCGACGCGGAGGGGACCAGCGAGTACGAGAAGATCCTCGTCGGCACGCGGACCGTGACGCTCAGGTGA
- a CDS encoding SGNH/GDSL hydrolase family protein gives MIGDSISAGIGGSSEHTWPALLAHRRAIDVVNLAVAGATARSALAQAARAADPNAVVLVEIGGNDLLGGTAVARFEQDLAALLTALTGPHRLVVMVELPLLPFSNGYGAAQRRVARAAGVALIPKRHLAGVVSAAGATIDGLHLSNVGHELMERAMWSVLRPVFED, from the coding sequence GTGATCGGCGACTCCATCAGCGCCGGCATCGGCGGGAGCAGTGAGCACACGTGGCCAGCGCTCCTGGCACACCGGCGCGCGATTGATGTTGTGAATCTCGCCGTCGCGGGAGCCACGGCCCGGTCCGCGCTGGCACAGGCGGCGCGCGCGGCAGACCCCAATGCGGTGGTGCTGGTCGAGATCGGCGGCAACGACCTGCTCGGGGGAACGGCAGTCGCACGTTTTGAACAGGACCTCGCCGCACTACTGACGGCGCTGACGGGCCCACACCGGCTGGTAGTGATGGTCGAGCTGCCCTTGCTGCCGTTCAGCAACGGATACGGGGCGGCTCAACGGCGTGTCGCGCGCGCCGCCGGGGTCGCGTTGATCCCGAAGCGGCACCTGGCAGGAGTGGTGTCTGCCGCCGGAGCCACCATCGACGGGCTGCACCTGTCCAATGTGGGGCACGAGCTGATGGAACGAGCGATGTGGAGCGTGCTGAGGCCTGTGTTCGAGGACTGA
- a CDS encoding (2Fe-2S)-binding protein has translation MPRVTIDGREVEVTPGSNLLAAARKLGIDIPALCYHPGCTPNTSCMACVVRVKDPDRIVPACATPATDGLCVASETDDIRALRRTALELLLSDHCASPAAGLDGPCDCAKHDLCRLRKYGALYGADPARFRGVRRDAEAAARYAHPEIAYDPGKCILCGICVQLAQQAGEPLGLTLVGRGFELRVDVPFDGTLDQALRTAARRCAGACPTGALSLRTPRNKPRT, from the coding sequence ATGCCGCGCGTGACGATCGACGGCCGTGAAGTCGAGGTGACGCCGGGGAGCAATCTGCTCGCCGCCGCCCGCAAGCTGGGGATCGACATCCCCGCGCTGTGCTACCACCCCGGCTGCACGCCGAACACGTCCTGCATGGCGTGCGTGGTGCGCGTGAAGGACCCGGACCGGATCGTACCCGCCTGTGCGACGCCCGCGACGGACGGGCTGTGCGTCGCGAGCGAAACGGACGACATCCGCGCGCTGCGCCGCACCGCGCTGGAGCTGCTGCTGAGCGATCACTGCGCCTCCCCGGCGGCCGGTCTGGATGGGCCCTGCGATTGCGCCAAACACGACTTGTGCCGGCTGCGCAAGTACGGGGCGTTGTATGGCGCGGACCCGGCCCGTTTTCGCGGCGTGCGGCGCGACGCGGAAGCCGCCGCCCGGTACGCGCACCCGGAAATCGCGTACGACCCTGGTAAATGCATCCTGTGCGGGATCTGTGTCCAGCTCGCCCAGCAGGCGGGCGAGCCGCTCGGGCTCACGCTGGTCGGCCGCGGCTTCGAGCTGCGCGTCGATGTACCCTTTGACGGCACGCTCGATCAGGCGCTGCGGACTGCCGCCCGGCGTTGTGCCGGCGCCTGTCCGACCGGGGCCTTGTCACTCCGCACGCCGCGGAACAAACCGCGGACCTGA